Proteins from a genomic interval of Liolophura sinensis isolate JHLJ2023 chromosome 3, CUHK_Ljap_v2, whole genome shotgun sequence:
- the LOC135463951 gene encoding uncharacterized protein LOC135463951: MPSEKELQLETLQALSPLDKNGRDVVSEASRKLFMNFVKTEPCVHGVFFKETEEDPEKKHIGRRVFNWPKFATAFVASALIKMKDAYKFHSMLKKDKIEEDLRAMYEGLPWKKIGFQIYTHLYPTVVMDETKQVCLEDYIEDGGHEWAERLMADITSPDWMKKTMRRLIKGHYSDEEYNRDMNVLFVKLHLLDPQSVIPAYQYLLSCRALPAVNLELATRNYLGGPFEWKSVRKEIESAVNCPSLPMNVSRLSLDDLEIYYGVQVDEFIVTECRNHGFWTGERPDNRRTSKFKDRCQLM, encoded by the exons ATGCCTAGCGAGAAAGAACTCCAACTTGAGACTCTTCAGGCTCTTTCGCCATTGGACAAAAACGGCCGCGACGTCGTGTCGGAAGCGTCGCGGAAACTCTTTATGAACTTTGTGAAGACGGAACCGTGCGTCCACGGAGTGTTTTTCAAGGAAACCGAAGAAGATCCGGAAAAGAAGCATATAGGAAGAAGAGTGTTCAACTGGCCGAAGTTCGCCACGGCGTTCGTCGCCAGCGCGCTCATAAAGATGAAGGACGCTTACAAATTCCACTCCATGctaaaaaaggacaaaattgAAGAGGATTTAAGGGCGATGTACGAAGGTTTACCGTGGAAAAAAATTG GTTTCCAGATCTACACGCATTTATATCCAACAGTCGTCATGGACGAAACAAAGCAAGTTTGCCTGGAAGATTATATTGAAGATGGAGG TCATGAGTGGGCAGAGCGCCTGATGGCGGACATAACGAGTCCTGATTGGATGAAAAAGACGATGCGCCGACTAATCAAAGGCCACTATTCTGACGAGGAGTACAACAGAGACATGAACGTGCTGTTTGTGAAGCTTCACCTCCTAGACCCTCAGTCAGTCATCCCGGCTTATCAGTACCTGCTCAGTTGCCGAG CACTGCCTGCGGTTAACTTGGAGCTGGCCACACGGAACTACCTAGGCGGACCTTTTGAGTGGAAGTCCGTCCGCAAGGAGATAGAGTCCGCAGTGAACTGCCCGTCTCTGCCAATGAACGTGTCGCGACTGAGTTTGGACGACCTGGAGATTTACTACGGTGTCCAAGTGGACGAGTTTATCGTGACGGAGTGCCGGAACCACGGATTCTGGACGGGAGAAAGACCGGACAACCGGAGGACTTCCAAATTCAAAGACCGCTGTCAGCTCATGTAG
- the LOC135463654 gene encoding uncharacterized protein LOC135463654, which yields MPRNNSQIDSAVYSFVQRVLHHRHRFNAPQKSVILLVLLCSVAAACLHWLHVVGFLLVYAAAVYFTNIKCNTALTRGELYRSELLLSFVSNVKDAVGSVLNLFVREPSTQIEDDSGATNSGPPPNLPQNAAGSCESPQCNDSQGEAKENNSLQKEANTVNDEIERFLNLVMRDFVQSWYKTISLDPDVLEEIHEILYQATLHICKARLAKLNVKKVTCDVIKLFQQHLGAVLLSKAFVRSQPKRRRSSTTRVSSLEEAFELKYGYHVALENETSEINYVRSLVDIVLVRLLPIQIHRCRIARALVTEILTCNVVLPLIKMMSSPEWIHKAVKEIFGNNSGTGHKSVDFTDSDTLQEKVITKEVETFHDTTHSSDIQTFSLICNTSHENDGNEIRRQNTSDLSAENSGAESGEMKNGKGRSRSGDKEVYPNPESDVEKHFKVTPHEEITVTNVTAKDSPRIFRRHSVIGAADLAEEAGEMTEERQPPNGEAAACVFEEGSNDVGTAAESRSVSRPHPKIPRPHSQIFSSPERPNSPKNTENIDYVLEFRDANSEYGHHLNGFSESGDTSPTDDFKDCSLPVTLLGPSIRTKLSPDACECSVASDLRNNGHLSQGLNDNGGCDIMRNPCYISFNSESQDSETLGLNLQSASVKQGSHKRNLSNESTDSKLCTSSRETTNEHRENFYLDIDVEDAEDADIESEIQLYKPQENWANLARNIPNSTDIESALANCMPVCKPDEYRVLDSKSRLFHSVAIPTTDTIANKGSSSYTIYKIEFEAWYWADGEVVLRKGTVLRRFREFVNLQARLEDNPTYKPCLKDIKGPKRWMSLPFGNMDKVAIEGRRKYLEKFLKLVIEKQPVCNGEEIKEFLAYEGRSHIAFVRKAPELSVPRIDKMFVRTMSGVFGRIATVLPNLTPDVLPSLSRKDSNPEAKVMEVAVTWDEDNIELNFGIIQQEHPHVAAYDKFMDEYFTRIQQDEMPTHSLPSDSGEPNLGSDHRLGEIDLENDSMDYVPHRSDGDGSATPDPPTSQGLDERCYSEIPLARAILDLGARALRGQTNWVCRESVMEVIQIVAGRALDRWLEDQVTMLSSSEQCCLYLELLRETIWPKGKLASDDEEVLSEMERAELNAQAKKALKEFFPEFLVALIGDQDLEDGITQAIDSVENQKINRHFLYTFLDLILERLFPELAIQVDVPVKT from the exons GCCTGTTTGCACTGGCTGCACGTCGTTGGATTTCTTCTCGTTTACGCAGCCGCTGTTTACTTCACGAATATCAAGTGTAACACGGCGTTGACAAGAGGCGAGCTTTACAGAAGTGAGTTGCTTTTGAGTTTTGTGTCTAACGTAAAAGATGCAGTGGGGTCAGTTCTAAACTTGTTTGTAAGAGAGCCCTCAACACAAATCGAGGATGACAGCGGCGCCACGAATTCTGGCCCCCCACCGAACCTGCCACAGAATGCGGCAGGGTCTTGTGAAAGTCCACAGTGCAACGACAGCCAGGGCGAAGCGAAAGAAAACAACAGTCTTCAGAAAGAAGCTAACACCGTGAATGATGAAATTGAGAGATTTCTAAATcttgtgatgagagattttgtccAGTCTTGGTACAAAACAATCAGCCTTGACCCAGATGTTCTAGAAGAAATTCACGAAATTCTGTACCAAGCCACGTTACATATTTGCAAAGCTCGCCTGGCAAAACTCAACGTGAAAAAAGTTACCTGTGATGTTATCAAACTATTCCAACAGCATTTGGGAGCAGTCTTATTAAGTAAAGCTTTTGTCAGGAGTCAGCCAAAACGGCGGCGTTCCTCAACAACCAGAGTTAGCTCCCTTGAAGAGGCCTTCGAGCTTAAGTATGGCTACCATGTAGCTCTAGAAAATGAAACGTCAGAAATAAACTATGTGAGAAGCTTGGTGGACATTGTATTAGTTCGGCTTCTCCCAATTCAGATACACAGGTGTCGAATTGCACGCGCTTTAGTCACCGAGATTCTCACCTGTAATGTTGTTTTGCCATTAATAAAGATGATGTCATCTCCAGAGTGGATACATAAAGCAGTCAAAGAAATATTTGGGAACAATTCTGGCACGGGACACAAGAGTGTAGATTTCACCGACTCAGACACACTGCAGGAGAAAGTTATTACAAAAGAAGTTGAGACATTCCATGACACGACACATTCCAGTGatattcaaacattttctttaatcTGCAACACTTCACACGAGAATGATGGGAATGAAATCAGACGACAAAATACATCCGATTTATCAGCAGAAAATTCTGGGGCTGAATCTGGTGAAATGAAGAATGGTAAGGGTAGAAGTAGAAGCGGAGACAAGGAGGTCTATCCAAATCCAGAGAGTGATGTAGAGAAACATTTTAAGGTAACACCACACGAAGAAATAACTGTTACAAATGTTACTGCGAAAGACAGCCCTCGGATATTCAGGAGACATTCAGTGATAGGAGCAGCTGATTTGGCAGAGGAAGCCGGGGAGATGACAGAAGAGCGACAACCACCAAATGGGGAAGCTGCTGCTTGCGTCTTTGAAGAAGGCAGCAATGACGTTGGTACTGCTGCTGAATCAAGAAGTGTGTCAAGGCCACATCCAAAAATACCTCGCCCGCACAGTCAGATATTTTCTTCACCAGAAAGGCCAAATTCACCCAAGAATACAGAGAACATAGATTATGTGTTGGAGTTTAGAGATGCCAATTCTGAATACGGTCATCATTTAAATGGTTTTTCAGAATCAGGTGATACATCTCCTACTGACGATTTTAAGGACTGTTCCTTGCCTGTGACTCTTCTCGGGCCCAGTATACGAACAAAACTGAGCCCTGATGCCTGCGAGTGTTCAGTTGCTAgtgatttaagaaataatggtCACTTAAGTCAGGGGCTTAATGATAATGGAGGTTGCGATATTATGCGAAATCCATGTTACATTTCATTCAACTCAGAGAGTCAAGATTCAGAAACTTTAGGCCTTAACTTACAGTCAGCGTCAGTCAAGCAGGGTTCTCATAAGAGAAACTTATCCAACGAATCAACTGATTCTAAGCTGTGTACTTCATCCAGGGAGACAACTAACGAGCATAGGGAAAACTTCTACCTGGACATTGATGTTGAAGACGCAGAAGATGCTGATATTGAATCCGAAATCCAACTTTACAAACCGCAAGAAAACTGGGCAAATTTGGCCAGAAACATTCCTAACTCGACAGACATTGAAAGCGCACTAGCCAACTGCATGCCCGTATGCAAACCTGACGAATACAGGGTACTAGACAGTAAATCACGTCTTTTCCACAGTGTTGCCATACCAACCACTGACACCATAGCGAACAAAGGGTCCAGTTCTTACACCATCTACAAAATTGAg TTTGAGGCTTGGTATTGGGCAGATGGAGAAGTTGTGCTAAGGAAAGGCACGGTTCTGCGGAGATTCCGCGAGTTTGTGAATCTTCAGGCGCGATTGGAAGATAACCCGACTTACAAGCCATGTCTAAAAG ATATTAAGGGACCAAAACGCTGGATGTCTTTGCCATTTGGTAACATGGACAAAGTTGCGATAGAAGGGCGGCGAAAATACCTGGAGAAATTTTTAAAG CTGGTGATAGAGAAACAGCCAGTTTGTAATGGTGAAGAGATCAAGGAGTTTTTGGCGTATGAAGGTCGATCGCACATCGCATTTGTCAGGAAGGCACCTGAGTTATCCGTGCCCAGAATAGACAAA ATGTTTGTGCGCACCATGTCAGGAGTGTTTGGCAGAATTGCCACTGTGCTGCCGAACTTGACCCCAGATGTCCTGCCCAGTCTGTCCCGTAAAGATTCCAACCCAGAGGCCAAAGTCATGGAGGTGGCCGTGACCTGGGATGAAGACAACATTGAGCTGAACTTTGGCATAATTCAGCAAGAG CACCCTCACGTGGCTGCGTATGACAAATTCATGGATGAGTACTTCACCCGGATTCAGCAAGATGAAATGCCGACACATTCCTTACCGAGTGACTCGGGAGAACCAAATTTAGGATCTGACCATAGGTTAGGAGAAATTGACTTGGAAAACGACTCCATGGATTATGTTCCTCATAGATCAGACGGAGACGGCTCAGCAACACCAGACCCGCCCACGTCTCAAG GATTGGATGAAAGGTGCTACAGTGAGATTCCATTGGCCCGTGCTATACTTGACCTTGGTGCGCGAGCTTTGCGTGGCCAAACTAACTGGGTGTGCCGGGAGAGTGTCATGGAGGTCATCCAAATTGTGGCTGGCAGAGCCCTGGACAG ATGGCTGGAAGATCAGGTGACTATGTTGTCGTCAAGTGAGCAGTGCTGTCTGTATCTGGAGTTGCTAAGGGAGACAATATGGCCGAAGGGGAAGCTAGCGAGTGATGACGAAGAGGTTTTATCTGAAATGGAGAGAGCTGAACTTAACGCACAGGCAAAAAAAGCCTTGAAGGAGTTTTTCCCAG AGTTTCTTGTGGCCCTTATTGGAGATCAGGACCTGGAGGATGGTATCACCCAGGCCATTGACTCGGTGGAAAATCAGAAAATCAACAG ACATTTTCTGTACACTTTCCTCGACCTGATTTTGGAACGCCTGTTTCCAGAGTTGGCCATTCAGGTGGACGTTCCAGTCAAAACATGA